A DNA window from Setaria viridis chromosome 2, Setaria_viridis_v4.0, whole genome shotgun sequence contains the following coding sequences:
- the LOC140221724 gene encoding uncharacterized protein has protein sequence MQLPSAATPSAAAYAKVEKMDAEEVRHLKAQYLIHKVLVEATASAARPPRRRPPALARVRARIGVRLKKLRLAIRGVRVRARRAVRRHLRSLRRLIARGGQGSSVKLAATGSPS, from the coding sequence ATGCAGCTGCCGAGTGCGGcgacgccgtccgccgccgcctacgCCAAGGTGGAGAAGATGGACGCCGAGGAGGTGCGGCACCTCAAGGCACAGTACCTGATCCACAAGGTGCTGGTGGAGGCGACGGCATCAGCAGCAAGGCCGCCGAGGCGGCGCCCCCCGGCGCTGGCGAGGGTGAGGGCGAGGATCGGCGTCCGGCTGAAGAAGCTCAGGCTCGCCATCCGTGGCGTCAGGgtgcgcgcccgccgcgccgtgcgGAGGCATCTCAGGAGCCTGAGGAGGCTCATCGCGCGCGGAGGCCAGGGATCATCGGTGAAGCTTGCTGCAACAGGGTCTCCCTCCTGA